The following proteins are co-located in the Plasmodium vinckei vinckei genome assembly, chromosome: PVVCY_11 genome:
- a CDS encoding E3 ubiquitin-protein ligase RNF5, putative, which translates to MNETSKEYDSIYDCIYDYDELINTVNNDSLVNSNTQNKSPYPCINQNKDPSNDQTKISPKNEKQGEPNLITDYTLSNTLNDIDTHKNNQKVENIKKGELGALCKDETPTDKGSLLISKNSINCNTRNSDTNKILENDHNSKSSELNKNITNSNEKNSINNSVHINDDSNIIKNIHDEIDNIYEKEINNNIKIIEETKDAKPNLLFQSSKEIVSSPHELGFIILENPCEQIKKNEGSLSKEYKSECYRKKKNENGYEQEQIDKNNINSNKQNEYNTTDNKNGSYQNNEKKETPSNNTSQQNDCNRSTFECNICFDDVRDPVVTRCGHLFCWFCLSAWIKKNNDCPICKAEVTKENVIPLYGRGQSSSDHKYSTTEEPRPTPKRKENVRRNNDYSNNLGLRASFGVWANPFSFGMSYTNMSDQSHFYNNRNDNLRPQMDAFHVEAASSCFFFLGFFLSLYILFYSS; encoded by the coding sequence atgaatgaaaCTAGTAAAGAATATGATTCTATCTATGATTGCATATATGATTATgatgaattaataaatactGTTAACAATGATAGCTTAGTAAATTCTAATACTCAAAATAAATCACCATATCCATGcataaatcaaaataaagacCCAAGTAATGatcaaacaaaaatatccccaaaaaatgaaaaacaaGGCGAACCGAATTTAATTACAGATTATACATTATCAAACACTTTAAACGACATTGAtacacataaaaataatcaaaaagttgaaaatattaaaaagggaGAATTGGGGGCTCTTTGCAAAGATGAAACACCAACAGACAAAGGTTCTTTATTAATCTCAAAAAATAGCATAAATTGTAATACCCGTAATAGTGAtactaataaaattttagaaAACGATCACAATAGTAAATCAAGCGAATTAAATAAGAACATTACTAACtcgaatgaaaaaaattcaataaataattctgtgcatataaatgatgactcaaatattataaaaaatattcacgATGAAatagataatatatatgaaaaagaaattaataacaatataaaaatcattGAAGAAACCAAAGATGCTAAACCaaatcttttatttcaaagCTCAAAGGAAATTGTATCGTCACCCCATGAGCTTggttttataattttagagAATCCATgtgaacaaataaaaaaaaacgaaggATCATTAagtaaagaatataaaagtgAGTGCTAtcgaaagaaaaaaaatgaaaatggaTATGAGCAAGAACaaattgataaaaacaacataaatagtaataaacaaaatgaatacAATACAactgataataaaaatggctcatatcaaaataatgagaaaaaagaaacgCCGAGTAATAATACCTCACAACAAAATGATTGCAATAGAAGTACATTTGAATGCAATATATGTTTTGATGATGTAAGAGATCCTGTTGTTACTAGATGTGgccatttattttgttggTTTTGTCTTTCTGCGtggattaaaaaaaataatgattgcCCCATATGCAAAGCAGAAGTAACCAAAGAAAATGTAATACCTTTGTACGGTAGAGGGCAAAGTAGTAGTGatcataaatattcaaCTACTGAAGAACCTAGACCTACACctaaaagaaaagaaaatgttCGAAGAAATAACGACTATTCTAATAATTTAGGATTAAGAGCTTCTTTTGGTGTATGGGCCAATCCGTTTTCTTTTGGAATGTCATATACAAACATGTCTGACCAAtcccatttttataacaataGAAATGATAATTTAAGGCCCCAAATGGATGCATTTCATGTTGAAGCTGCTTCATCgtgtttcttttttttaggattttttttgtctttatacattttgttttattcgtcttag
- a CDS encoding mitochondrial import inner membrane translocase subunit TIM22, putative — translation MSLNNNNGNNYNNRGNSILLSDKYINLNVFKKGEELTDQEKLFLKVQTYLNDGILPKCIGMGLGGGFLGALIGVFFFTMQPTNMDYNLTYKEQLKEQFIMFKQSVKNSCTNFAKIGFLFSLYENSLQKIRATNDITNTLYSGCLTGATISYKKGLPSMLSGCASFAAFSAVVEKLQRSNKF, via the coding sequence ATGAGTTTAAATAACAACAATGGGAATAATTACAATAATAGGGGTAATAGTATTTTACTAAGTgataaatacataaatttaaatgtttttaaaaaaggagAAGAATTAACTGAccaagaaaaattatttttaaaagttcAAACATACTTAAATGATGGAATATTACCTAAATGCATTGGTATGGGACTTGGTGGTGGATTTCTTGGGGCGTTAATTggagtatttttttttactatgcAACCAACTAATATGGATTACAACTTAACTTATAAAGAGCAACTCAAGGAGcaatttattatgtttaaaCAGTCAGTAAAAAATAGCTGTACTAATTTTGCTAAAATaggatttttattttccctttatgaaaattcattgcaaaaaataagaGCAACAAATGATATAACTAACACTTTATATTCCGGTTGCTTAACAGGTGCAACTATTTCTTACAAAAAAGGTTTGCCTTCAATGCTTAGTGGGTGTGCAAGCTTTGCGGCTTTTTCAGCTGTTGTTGAAAAATTGCAAAgatcaaataaattttag
- a CDS encoding protein DJ-1, putative, giving the protein MSMKKTALVVVASGSEDVEYITAVDVLRRASIEVTTASIHDTEKVQLQSRNTVFADTIIDKVKNMIFDVIIIPGGMKGSNAISDCPAVIEMLRDQKKNNRLYAAICAAPATVLHRHSLIDDVEAVAYPSFESDFKQIGKGRVCVSKNCVTSLGPGTATEFALKIVELLLGRDAALRLASGFLLHPSITF; this is encoded by the exons ATGagtatgaaaaaaacagCATTAGTTGTAGTG GCTTCAGGCTCTGAAGACgttgaatatataacagCAGTTGACGTATTAAGAAGAGCTA GTATCGAAGTAACAACAGCTTCAATACACGACACAGAAAAAGTTCAGCTTCAATCGAGAAATACCGTTTTTGCTGATACGATTATAgataaagtaaaaaatatgatattcgatgtaataataatacccGGAGGAATGAAAGGATCTAATGCTATATCAGACTGTCCAGCTGTAATTGAAATGTTAAGagatcaaaaaaaaaataatagactTTATGCAGCTATATGTGCTGCACCTGCAACAGTTCTACATCGACATTCCTTGATTGATGATGTTGAAGCAGTTGCATACCCTTCTTTTGAAAGTGATTTTAAACAGATTGGTAAAGGAAGAGTCTGtgtttcaaaaaattgCGTAACATCTCTTGGACCCGGAACAGCTACAGAATTTGCACTTAAAATCGTAGAATTACTGCTAGGTAGAGATGCCGCTCTAAGACTTGCTAGCGGTTTTCTTTTACACCCATCtattactttttaa
- a CDS encoding transportin, putative: MHTTNFENNNLYMGWKPNEKIYKTIIEALSSSCNNSNNNVQIEVTKVLKDLNENVADAALYLLHIFMNKQENNDVRQVGGLLLKNYINSKNKFLTNDILKIIKNEIFKLVEDEVKEIRNTSGSVITSILTKYEGIEKWPEALYNLLLLVERGNNDVVDGAFRAIIIIIEDELINRKNTDSLFFQFCKTQLLEKLFLYCSLQEKSIRKKYAAECLDLFINASCFATNGIFNEYFPQLWECLGFLAAEEDPQILKTVVTCVTIITDTRYASIFNNLDGIIQFMVNATNSGDRKVQLEALEFWPVLIKDRSYMAYSNYNNNNKGIISSNVGDGKPIGTNTSENYIDENIYKNINELRNEALKTLKNYLPYLCKILIDNTVYTKWDYLTMDESHFQNDNANVPDLVQDISPELYHSSNNNFANTQSSDNKNNSMVNEQGEYLKGQNMHSNINGNCANNNNNRINVNSGDITNDNNINDDLDDLSDEEKNDEMTSRTWGNDWTVRKGAALCLDYLSNVYNDDILEYILPHIEEKLMSDKWNIRESAVLSLGAIAKGCMYSLSPFIPKVLEYLIKLLNDEKPLARSISCWCVTRFSSWICHPDNCDKWFEPVLLNLLKRVLDSNKRVQEAACSSFANLEEDALELLNNHLHEIVHTIQQAFQIYQAKNYFILFDVVGTLIDSVNIVKENIDLAHEIVNSILIKWNNIRISSPYIIALMECMSCITSAYGKEFLKYAKIVIRTCIKFLALLYIDLEEEIKYYYNRKVNNSNSFIVNRNNISQTANELLNYYKISNEDYFINLKDIDSISSSKKKDLIECSFDLLSRILSVINSDIIEIIAENEYNFIPLVHKYCLKVGCVHIDGIMFTINSLDNNNQNSIDGVNTNNGRSGSNEKGMSLLLNHNYNTKLPTTSSSIGNDNANVSSVSIKNGVIMINKQNEYTEFAKQFLNFGILQSNFALIGDISRFCAQYLIPFLNDIIPFLIAHISHPSIPVSNNASWAIGEISIHINSQYIEAYVDEIVKQHIYICQNSKYHGCLLQNICITIGRLCSTYPKKIIYYFPQFLKTWLKIMSHGTQENEKINSLKAILEALYLNLDIAAEHLKDIVYIILKYKYVSQNVNIFFHQFLSTMKQKYPNQWKEIYNPMKDEHSSPIPADMLNDLSTRFNL, translated from the coding sequence ATGCATACCACAAactttgaaaataataacttaTACATGGGATGGAAACCAAAtgagaaaatatataaaacaataatagAGGCTTTATCATCTTCCTGcaataattcaaataataatgtacaAATCGAAGTTACAAAAGTGTTAAAagatttaaatgaaaatgttgCAGATGCagcattatatttattacatatatttatgaacaaacaagaaaataatgatgttAGACAAGTAGGAGGTTtgctattaaaaaattatataaactcaaaaaataaatttttaacaaatgatatattaaaaataataaagaatgAGATATTTAAACTTGTAGAAGATGAAGTAAAAGAAATACGGAATACGTCTGGTTCTGTTATAACAtcaatattaacaaaatatgaAGGAATAGAAAAATGGCCAGAagcattatataatttattacttttaGTAGAACGTGGAAATAACGATGTCGTAGATGGGGCATTTCGtgctataataataataattgaaGATGAGCTAATAAATCGAAAAAATACTgattctcttttttttcaattttgcAAAACACAGttattagaaaaattatttttatattgttcaTTACaagaaaaaagtataagaaaaaaatatgccgCTGAATGCcttgatttatttattaacgCATCATGTTTTGCAACAAATGgtatatttaatgaatattttcCACAGTTATGGGAATGCTTAGGTTTTTTAGCAGCAGAAGAAGATCcacaaatattaaaaactGTTGTCACATGTGTGACAATTATTACGGATACAAGATATGCatctatatttaataacCTTGATGGAATCATTCAATTTATGGTGAATGCAACCAATTCAGGTGACAGAAAAGTACAATTGGAGGCATTGGAATTTTGGCCTGTGCTTATTAAGGACAGAAGCTATATGGCttattcaaattataataataataataaaggcATTATTAGTAGTAATGTTGGCGATGGTAAACCGATTGGAACCAATACATCGGAAAATTACATCGacgaaaatatatataaaaatataaacgaGTTACGAAATGAAGCTTTAAAAAcgttaaaaaattatttaccatatttatgtaaaatattaatagatAATACagtatatacaaaatggGATTATTTAACAATGGATGAATCtcattttcaaaatgaTAATGCAAACGTACCCGATTTAGTACAGGACATTTCTCCTGAACTATACCACAGTAGTAATAATAACTTTGCTAACACTCAAAGtagtgataataaaaacaatagcATGGTGAATGAGCAAGGTGAGTATTTAAAAGGACAAAATATGCATTCAAATATTAATGGAAATTGTgcaaacaataataataatcgTATTAATGTTAATTCAGGTGATATaacaaatgataataatataaatgatgatTTAGATGACTTGAGTGATgaggaaaaaaatgatgaaatgACCTCAAGAACATGGGGAAATGATTGGACAGTAAGAAAAGGTGCTGCACTGTGTTTAGATTATTTAtcaaatgtatataatgatgatatattagaatatatattgccTCATATTGAAGAGAAATTAATGAGTGATAAATGGAATATTCGAGAAAGTGCTGTATTGTCATTAGGCGCTATTGCCAAAGGTTGTATGTATAGTTTATCTCCATTCATTCCTAAAGTTTtagaatatttaataaaattattaaatgatgaaaaaccCTTAGCACGAAGTATTTCTTGTTGGTGTGTTACAAGATTTTCATCATGGATATGCCATCCAGATAATTGCGATAAATGGTTTGAACctgttttattaaatttactAAAAAGAGTGTTAGATAGTAATAAACGGGTTCAAGAAGCAGCTTGTTCTTCATTTGCTAATTTAGAAGAAGATGCATTAGAATTATTAAACAACCATTTACATGAAATAGTACATACTATACAACAAGCatttcaaatatatcaagccaaaaattatttcattttatttgatgtAGTAGGAACATTAATTGATAGTGTAAATATTGTTAAGGAAAATATAGATTTAGCTCATGAAATTGTTAACTCGATACTTATAAAATGGAATAATATAAGAATTAGTAGTCCATATATTATTGCACTCATGGAATGTATGTCTTGTATTACTAGTGCTTATGGAaaagaatttttaaaatatgcaaaaattgttataagAACATGTATCAAATTTTtagcattattatatatagattTAGAAGAggaaattaaatattattataataggaaagtaaataattcaaattcatttattgttaatagaaataatatatcacAAACCGCtaatgaattattaaattattataaaatttcaaacgaagactattttattaaccTTAAAGATATTGATTCGATATCATcctcgaaaaaaaaagatctAATCGAATGTAGTTTTGATTTGTTATCAAGGATATTAAGTGTTATTAATTCAGATATTATTGAAATTATAGcagaaaatgaatataactTTATACCACTGGTTCATAAATATTGTCTAAAAGTTGGATGCGTCCATATTGATGGTATAATGTTTACAATTAATTCTTtggataataataatcaaaattCAATCGATGGGgttaatacaaataatggTAGATCTGGCTCCAACGAAAAGGGAatgtcattattattaaatcatAATTATAACACGAAACTACCTACCACTTCTAGTAGCATTGGTAATGATAATGCCAATGTTTCATCAGtgtcaataaaaaatggagttataatgataaataaacaaaatgaatatacaGAATTTgctaaacaatttttaaattttggtATTTTACAATCAAATTTTGCATTAATTGGAGATATATCCAGATTTTGTGCTCAATATTTAataccatttttaaatgatattattccatttttaatagCACATATATCGCACCCATCTATACCAGTTTCAAATAATGCTAGTTGGGCCATTGGAGAAATtagtatacatataaactCGCAATATATTGAAGCATACGTTGATGAAATTGTAAAacaacatatttatatttgtcaAAATTCTAAATACCATGGTTgtttattacaaaatatatgtataactATAGGAAGATTATGCTCTACTTAtcctaaaaaaataatatattattttcctcaatttttaaaaacatgGCTAAAAATTATGTCTCATGGAACccaagaaaatgaaaaaattaattcacTAAAAGCCATCTTAGAagcattatatttaaatcttGATATTGCTGCTGAGCATTTAAAagatattgtatatataatattaaaatataaatatgtttctCAGAacgttaatatttttttccatcaATTCTTGTCAACaatgaaacaaaaatatcCTAATCAGTGGAAGGAAATTTACAACCCAATGAAGGATGAGCATTCTTCGCCAATACCAGCCGATATGTTAAATGATTTGAGCACTagatttaatttataa
- a CDS encoding acetyl-CoA synthetase, putative: protein MNNAEHNGVASKMDSSKIDNIDIDENIFLNNKSFPVNEVYEVDQNKFGGNNQIKDINEYKRMYEESIKNPEVFWGDMAKNNLRWSKLFNKTYIGNFNKGNVSWFVNGKINACDNCVDRWVEKHPNKTAIIWEKDTPNDSKKISYQKLLEKVCKIANLLKIYGVKKQDCVTIYLPMIPELIYSMLACARIGAIHNVVFAGYSTRSLSERIISSGSTILITSDFGLRGGKLTKLKNIADGAMEMTGMIKTCIVFKNKTKLNDQNNSIVNSKSNNFYNASNICSQGSSHFLQYYTVGNATHKNNNDPSQNGHDNVLHNDISNHIKEDIIDKKTEHLNNCVTNNITNMCNNSNHNDANLSQNNKIDKIGAKEKDIQTLNKLISKNSNLNKKNQNKESGTYKEIYSNNDQYLIDGKENKLTGNGTQMNGHISYDNNMISCNQVNAFEQINNYNIHNGQANYGQNCKSKYDFDENICTLKEGRDVNGSLLMKNMRPYCPIEYVDSEDFLCILYTSGSTGKPKGVTHTTAGYLLYAFATSKYIFDIKDDDIFGCVADIGWVTGHTYVVYGPLLNGITTTLFSSIPTYPDCSRYWSLIETHKITQFYTAPTALRTLMKHGDYYIKNYDLSSCRILGSVGEPINPETWRWYYNVVGKKKCVIVDTYWQTETGGIVIAPIPHLFKMKPGSASLPFFGIQLEILNSKTLEPLNGPNVCGILCIKSSWPGMLRTVYGNHNRLIKTYFKPCPSYYFTGDGAYRDEDGYYWISGRIDDTLNVSGHRLGAAEIEHALVQHACISESAVVSFSHKVKGEGILCFVVKKLANLSKYPECNSDNNNDELNNRSILSSNGNIVQNHIHENYTDEKLIEELKQYVRKVIGPIATPDIICIVPDLPKTRSGKIIRRILRAIAIGLNDYGDISTVSNYDVIEIIKNKFVESKEKRYGAS from the coding sequence ttaataataaatcatttCCAGTAAATGAAGTATATGAGGTAgatcaaaataaatttggTGGTAACAACCAAATTAAAGATATAAACGAATATAAAAGAATGTATGAAGAGAGCATAAAAAACCCTGAGGTGTTTTGGGGTGATATggcaaaaaataatttaagatggtctaaattatttaataagaCGTATATTggcaattttaataaaggAAATGTTAGCTGGTTTGTTAATGGCAAAATAAATGCCTGTGACAATTGTGTTGATAGATGGGTTGAAAAACATCCTAATAAGACTGCCATTATATGGGAAAAGGATACACCAAATGattctaaaaaaataagctatcaaaaattattagaaaaagtttgtaaaattgctaatttattaaaaatatatggagTTAAAAAACAAGATTGTGTAACCATTTATTTGCCAATGATACCAGAATTGATATATTCTATGTTAGCATGCGCTAGAATAGGTGCTATACATAATGTTGTTTTTGCTGGATATTCTACTAGAAGTTTATCAGAAAGGATAATCAGTTCAGGCTCAACTATTTTAATTACTAGCGATTTTGGCTTAAGAGGTGGTAAATTAaccaaattaaaaaatattgccGATGGGGCAATGGAAATGACTGGAATGATCAAAACATGTatagtttttaaaaataaaacaaaactAAATGATCAGAATAATAGTATAGTAAATAgtaaatcaaataatttcTATAATGCATCTAATATATGCTCTCAAGGAAGTAGTCATTTCTTGCAATATTACACAGTTGGAAATGCaacacataaaaataataatgatccAAGTCAAAATGGGCATGATAATGTATTACATAATGATATTTCCAATCATATTAAAGAAGAtataattgataaaaaaactgAACATTTAAACAATTGTGtcacaaataatataacaaacATGTGTAATAATAGCAATCATAATGATGCCAATTTATcccaaaataataaaatcgATAAAATTGGTGCTAAGGAAAAAGATATACAAACacttaataaattaatatcaaaaaatagcaatctaaataaaaaaaatcaaaacaAAGAAAGTGGTACATacaaagaaatatatagcaACAATGATCAATATCTAATAGATGgaaaggaaaataaattgaCTGGAAATGGGACACAAATGAATGGGCACATTtcatatgataataatatgattaGTTGTAATCAAGTAAATGCATTTGAACagattaataattataatatccACAATGGACAAGCCAATTATGGACAAAATTGTAAAAGTAAATATGattttgatgaaaatatatgtacattaAAAGAAGGTCGAGACGTTAATGGCTCattattaatgaaaaatatgaggCCATATTGCCCAATAGAATATGTAGATAGTGAagattttttatgtatattatatacatctGGTTCTACTGGGAAACCTAAAGGAGTGACTCATACTACTGCAGGATATTTGCTATATGCATTTGCAACAtccaaatatatttttgatataaaaGATGATGATATTTTTGGTTGTGTTGCTGATATAGGTTGGGTAACAGGCCATACTTATGTAGTATATGGACCTTTATTAAATGGAATAACAACcactttattttcatctatACCTACCTATCCTGATTGTAGTAGATATTGGAGCTTAATAGAAACTCATAAAATAACACAATTTTATACAGCCCCTACTGCACTTAGAACTTTAATGAAGCATGgtgattattatattaaaaattatgatttaTCATCTTGTAGAATATTAGGAAGTGTAGGAGAACCTATAAATCCAGAAACATGGAGATGGTATTATAATGTtgttggaaaaaaaaaatgtgtaattGTTGATACATATTGGCAAACAGAAACAGGAGGTATTGTTATTGCACCCATACcccatttatttaaaatgaaaCCAGGATCTGCTTCTTTACCATTTTTTGGTATACAAttagaaatattaaattcaaAAACATTAGAGCCATTAAATGGTCCAAATGTATGTggtatattatgtataaaaagTTCATGGCCAGGTATGTTAAGAACAGTTTATGGAAATCATAATAGATTAATCAAAACGTATTTTAAACCATGCCCCAGTTACTATTTCACTGGAGATGGTGCATATAGAGATGAAGATGGGTATTATTGGATATCAGGAAGAATTGATGATACACTAAATGTATCAGGTCATAGATTAGGCGCTGCAGAAATTGAGCATGCTTTAGTTCAACATGCCTGTATTTCTGAATCAGCCGTTGTATCTTTTTCTCATAAAGTTAAAGGAGAAGGTATTCTATGTTTTGTCGTTAAAAAACTCGCAAATCTTTCAAAATATCCAGAATGCAAtagtgataataataatgatgaattaaataatcGATCGATATTAAGTTCAAATGGTAATATTGTACAAAATCATATTcatgaaaattatacagATGAAAAATTGATAGAAGAATTGAAGCAATATGTTAGAAAAGTTATTGGTCCAATTGCTACACCagatataatatgtattgtTCCCGATTTGCCAAAAACACGAAGtggaaaaattataagaaGAATATTAAGAGCTATAGCAATTGGATTGAATGATTATGGGGATATATCAACAGTTTCAAATTATGATGTTAttgaaattattaaaaataaatttgtgGAATCTAAGGAAAAACGTTATGGCGcatcataa